From the Anaeromyxobacter dehalogenans 2CP-1 genome, the window TGCTCCCCGACCTGGTGCGCCTCTCGCGCCGGACCTACGCCGTCATCCGGCAGAACGTGTTCTGGGCGTTCTTCTACAACGCGGTCGCGATCCCGCTCGCCATGGCCGGCCTGCTCCACCCCATCGTCGCCGCGGGCGCCATGGCCGCCAGCTCGCTGTTCGTGGTCGGGAACTCGGCGCGGCTCCGGCGGGCCCTGTAGGAGGGAGAGCGCATGGGCACCATCGGCTTCCTCATCGTCCTGTCGCTGTCGCTCGGGCTGGCGGCGTGGCTGTTCTTCCTCTGGTCGGTGAAGAGCGGGCAGTACGACGATCCCGAGGGCCCGAAGTACCGGATGCTGGACGACGACGACGAGCCGACCGCCCGGCCGGCGCCGCCGCCGCCGGAGCCGCGCGCCCCCGACCGCGAGCGGTAGCGTGCGCCCGCTCGCTCCGGCCCCAATGTGGACCGGTCAGGTCCCGAAAAGCGACGTGCTTCCGCGGTGTTCGGCGGGTGGGCGCGGCTGACACCCGCATCCGGTCGTGCTATACGGCATCGCTTTTTCCGATCTTTCCACCCGCACCAGTTCCGAAGGAGGAGCCCTGTGATCGAGGCGTACCTGAAGCACGAGGCCGAGCGGAAGGCCCAGGGGATCCCGCCGAAGCCCCTCGACCCCGAGCAGACGAAGGGGCTGGTCAAGCTCCTCGAGGCGCCGCCGAAGGGCCAGGAGGCGTTCCTCCTCGGGCTGCTGCGCGACCGCGTGTCGCCCGGCGTGGATCCGGCCGCCGAGGTGAAGGCGAAGTTCCTCGCCGACGTGGTCTCCGGCGCGAAGACGTGCCCGCTCGTCTCGCGCGCCCAGGCGGTGGAGCTGCTCGGCACGATGATGGGCGGCTACAACGTGCCGCCGCTGGTCGCCGCGCTGAAGGACCCGGAGCTGGCCGCCGCGGCCGCGAAGGCGCTCTCGCACACCACCTACGTCTACGGCGCGTTCGACGACGTGCTGGCGCTCTCGAAGACGAACGCCGCCGCGAAGTCGGTGGTGGACGCGTGGGCCAAGGCCGAGTGGTTCTCGTCGCGCCCCGGCGTGCCCGAGACCATCAAGGTCAAGGTCTTCAAGGTGGACGGCGAGATCAACACCGACGACTTCTCGCCCGCCGGCGACGCCTCCACCCGTCCGGACATCCCGCTCCACGCGCTGGCCATGGGCAAGACCCGCTTCCCGGGCGGCCTGAAGACCATCGCGGAGTTCCGCGCCCAGGGCTTCCAGGTCGCGTTCGTGGGCGACGTGGTGGGCACCGGCTCCTCCCGCAAGTCGGCCTGCAACTCGGTGCTCTGGGCCATCGGCGAGGACATCCCGTTCGTGCCGAACAAGCGCCGCGGCGGCGTGATCATCGGCGGCGTCATCGCCCCGATCTTCTTCAACACCGCGCAGGACTCCGGCGCGCTGCCCATCCGCACCGACGTCACCAAGCTGAAGACCGGCGACGTGGTGGTGATCGACACGAAGAAGGGCGAGGTCCGCACCGAGCAGGGCGAGGTGCTCTCCACCTTCAAGCTCGAGCCGGTCACCGTGCCGGACGAGTTCCGCGCCGGCGGCCGCATCCCGCTCATCATCGGGCGCGCGCTCACCGACAAGGCGCGCAAGGCGCTCGGGCTGAAGGAGATCGACCTGTTCGCCGTCGCGAAGAACCCGCAGCCGAAGGCCGGCCAGGGCTACTCGCTCGCGCAGAAGATGGTCGGCAAGGCGTGCGGCATCGCCGGCGCGCTGCCCGGCGGCTACTACGAGCCGAGGATGACCACGGTCGGCTCGCAGGACACCACCGGCCCCATGACCGCCGACGAGCTGAAGGAGCTCGCCTGCCTGAAGTTCCAGGCGCCCATGGTGATGCAGTCGTTCTGCCACACCGCGGCGTACCCGAAGCCGGCCGACGTGAAGATGCACGGCTCGCTGCCGTCCTTCATCCAGCAGCGCGGCGGCGTGGCGCTCCGCCCCGGCGACGGCGTGATCCACTCGTGGCTGAACCGCCTGCTGCTCCCCGACACGGTGGGCACCGGCGGCGACTCGCACACCCGCTTCCCCATCGGCATCTCCTTCCCGGCCGGCTCCGGCCTGGTGGCGTTCGGCGCGGCGCTCGGCTTCATGCCGCTCGACATGCCGGAGAGCGTGCTGGTGCGGTTCAAGGGCAAGCTCAACCCGGGCATCACGCTCCGTGACGTGGTGAACGCGATCCCGTACTGGGCCATCAAGCAGGGCCTGCTGACCGTCCCGAAGAAGAACAAGAAGAACGTGTTCAACGGCCGGATCCTGGAGATGGAGGGCCTGCCCGACCTGACCGTGGAGCAGGCGTTCGAGCTGACCGACGCGGCGGCGGAGCGCAGCGCCGCGGCGGCCGCGGTGGACCTCTCGGAGAAGAGCGTCGCGACGTACCTCCGCTCGAACGTGGCGCTGATGCGGAAGATGATCGCCGACGGGTACGGCGACAAGGCGGCGCTGGAGGCGCGCATCGCGGCGGTGGAGGCCTGGCTCGCGAAGCCGGAGCTGCTCCGCGCC encodes:
- the ccoS gene encoding cbb3-type cytochrome oxidase assembly protein CcoS, with the protein product MGTIGFLIVLSLSLGLAAWLFFLWSVKSGQYDDPEGPKYRMLDDDDEPTARPAPPPPEPRAPDRER
- the acnB gene encoding bifunctional aconitate hydratase 2/2-methylisocitrate dehydratase, producing the protein MIEAYLKHEAERKAQGIPPKPLDPEQTKGLVKLLEAPPKGQEAFLLGLLRDRVSPGVDPAAEVKAKFLADVVSGAKTCPLVSRAQAVELLGTMMGGYNVPPLVAALKDPELAAAAAKALSHTTYVYGAFDDVLALSKTNAAAKSVVDAWAKAEWFSSRPGVPETIKVKVFKVDGEINTDDFSPAGDASTRPDIPLHALAMGKTRFPGGLKTIAEFRAQGFQVAFVGDVVGTGSSRKSACNSVLWAIGEDIPFVPNKRRGGVIIGGVIAPIFFNTAQDSGALPIRTDVTKLKTGDVVVIDTKKGEVRTEQGEVLSTFKLEPVTVPDEFRAGGRIPLIIGRALTDKARKALGLKEIDLFAVAKNPQPKAGQGYSLAQKMVGKACGIAGALPGGYYEPRMTTVGSQDTTGPMTADELKELACLKFQAPMVMQSFCHTAAYPKPADVKMHGSLPSFIQQRGGVALRPGDGVIHSWLNRLLLPDTVGTGGDSHTRFPIGISFPAGSGLVAFGAALGFMPLDMPESVLVRFKGKLNPGITLRDVVNAIPYWAIKQGLLTVPKKNKKNVFNGRILEMEGLPDLTVEQAFELTDAAAERSAAAAAVDLSEKSVATYLRSNVALMRKMIADGYGDKAALEARIAAVEAWLAKPELLRADRNADYAAVIEIDLAEITEPILACPNDPDDVKLLSDVQNTKIDDVFLGSCMTNIGHFRAAGEIWKGQKNTGLVRTWLCPPTRMDQQELRDEAYFSVYSQIGARIEIAGCSLCMGNQARVPDGVNVYSTSTRNFDDRMGNGARVFLGSAELGAVAANLGRLPTVAEYFAVYNEKIAPKAGQVYRYLQFDELAEYKGFRVVA